A window of the Blastopirellula sediminis genome harbors these coding sequences:
- a CDS encoding efflux RND transporter permease subunit: MNLIQMSVKQPITVAVGVILSVMAGLIAFSRVPIQMTPEVQSVVISVSTFWENASAQEIESDVIEEQEKRLGDLAGLVSMTSTSQPGSGQIRLEFQTGTNIDEAMSEVDQKLSEVPGYPAGVDQPQIEDFDPESVDYISWIGLASTDPNFDATTLYDFMERRLRPRFERIKGVSQVGIRGAREMEVQVRVNPTALAQRGITYSELVHALEMNNGNYSGGKLPDGKSDIRVRMVGRFRDPGWVESLVIRREASGPIYLRDVAEVVETHKEMTEWVRARGQRMPFFNFMLESGGNLLETMGAINDEVARLNAPGGVLEQEAKELGVNGTFELVPTYDASTYVVDAIDLVQSNIIVGGLLAVMTLLLFLRSLRTIGVIAIAIPISTVVAVVVMVMLGRTMNIISLAGMAFAVGMVVDNAIVVIENIFRHLEMGKPPKQAAMEGTQEVATAVLASTLTTIVVFFPILLIEEQAGQLFRDIAIAIMAAVGVSYIVSITVIPAAAGQWLSAKRPAKEQSPAVAEANDKAKKKNGFVAFLQMATDLPAIVGGIVYGLTGSWFSRLAVIGVFAVVTVVGTWLLIPPLDYLPVGNRNIVFGLLIPPPGYNVDQLSELGERMEEVIKPAWEAAGDKFGAEAVVRGSEWNGEDNRVAHPLYGTGEMVTPPPLDHYFLVAWDGRVFQAGISKDKKRVVDALPLMNAAAAGANAPDVINFAFQMPLFRVGGTTGSAIKIDLVGDDLDKVANSAGALFGALAQQYGPMSVTPEPANFSLPTPELRVTPNTERLQDVGMEQSDLGLAVAANGDGIMLVRAFDVGGELKDLKIVTQDALLGDPIYALHNSPIATPEGRVVDLQSLAKVERVEAADQIKHSDRQRAVTLQFTPPTGVPLQAAIEQVDQIVAGMRESGAIPQNVAVNMAGSAGQLAQIRTALMGDGTLIGTLSSSLFLALLIVYLLMVVLFQSWSYPLVIMVSVPLALLGGFAGLALVHHWSVVDRYMPIQNMDVLTILGFVILAGVVVNNAILIVYQTINILNGRSEEGEDTSHYTPREAIAKSVESRVRPILMSTLTSVGGMLPLVLMPGSGSELYRGLGAVVVGGLVVSTIFTMVLVPILLSVLFDLSPPKKEDEAVAI, encoded by the coding sequence ATGAACTTAATTCAGATGTCGGTCAAACAACCGATTACCGTGGCGGTCGGCGTCATCCTGTCGGTCATGGCCGGCTTGATCGCCTTCTCTCGCGTGCCGATTCAGATGACGCCGGAGGTCCAGTCGGTCGTCATTTCGGTCAGCACGTTTTGGGAAAACGCTTCAGCGCAAGAGATCGAAAGCGACGTCATCGAAGAGCAGGAAAAGCGGCTCGGCGATCTGGCGGGGCTCGTCTCGATGACCAGCACCAGCCAGCCGGGGAGCGGACAGATCCGGCTCGAGTTTCAAACCGGCACCAACATCGACGAAGCGATGTCGGAAGTCGATCAAAAGCTGTCGGAAGTTCCTGGCTATCCCGCTGGCGTCGACCAACCGCAGATCGAGGACTTCGATCCGGAGTCGGTCGACTACATCTCGTGGATTGGGCTCGCTTCGACCGATCCCAATTTCGACGCGACGACGCTGTACGACTTTATGGAGCGTCGCCTTCGTCCGCGGTTTGAACGGATCAAAGGGGTGTCTCAGGTCGGCATTCGCGGCGCCCGTGAGATGGAAGTTCAGGTTCGCGTCAATCCAACGGCCCTCGCCCAGCGCGGCATTACCTACAGCGAACTCGTCCACGCGCTGGAGATGAACAACGGCAACTACTCCGGCGGCAAACTGCCGGATGGAAAGAGCGATATCCGCGTGCGTATGGTCGGTCGTTTCCGTGATCCGGGTTGGGTAGAAAGCCTGGTGATTCGCCGCGAAGCGAGCGGTCCGATCTACCTGCGCGACGTCGCCGAAGTGGTTGAAACGCACAAGGAAATGACCGAGTGGGTTCGGGCCCGCGGTCAGCGGATGCCGTTCTTCAACTTCATGCTCGAAAGCGGCGGCAACTTGCTCGAAACGATGGGCGCCATCAATGATGAAGTCGCCCGGCTCAACGCCCCTGGCGGCGTGCTTGAACAAGAAGCGAAAGAGCTGGGCGTGAACGGCACGTTTGAATTGGTGCCGACTTATGACGCTTCGACCTACGTCGTCGACGCGATCGATCTGGTGCAAAGCAACATCATCGTCGGCGGTTTGTTGGCGGTGATGACGCTGCTGTTGTTCTTGCGTTCGCTCCGCACGATCGGCGTGATCGCGATTGCGATTCCGATCTCGACCGTCGTCGCGGTGGTGGTGATGGTGATGCTCGGCCGAACGATGAATATCATCTCGCTCGCCGGGATGGCGTTCGCCGTCGGGATGGTGGTCGACAATGCGATTGTGGTGATCGAAAACATCTTCCGCCACCTGGAAATGGGGAAACCGCCGAAGCAAGCGGCGATGGAAGGAACGCAGGAAGTGGCGACCGCCGTGTTGGCGTCGACCCTGACGACGATCGTGGTCTTCTTCCCGATCCTGCTGATTGAAGAGCAAGCGGGGCAACTTTTCCGCGACATCGCGATCGCCATCATGGCGGCGGTCGGCGTCAGCTATATTGTCTCGATTACGGTGATTCCAGCTGCGGCGGGACAATGGCTCTCGGCCAAGCGTCCAGCGAAAGAGCAATCGCCCGCGGTTGCCGAAGCGAACGACAAAGCGAAAAAGAAAAACGGCTTCGTCGCTTTCCTCCAGATGGCGACTGATCTGCCGGCGATTGTCGGTGGGATCGTCTATGGATTGACCGGCAGTTGGTTCTCGCGGCTCGCGGTGATCGGCGTGTTTGCGGTGGTGACGGTCGTCGGCACGTGGCTGTTGATTCCGCCGCTCGACTACTTGCCGGTCGGCAATCGCAACATCGTATTCGGTTTGTTGATTCCCCCGCCCGGCTACAACGTCGATCAGTTGTCGGAACTGGGCGAGCGGATGGAAGAAGTGATCAAACCGGCGTGGGAAGCGGCCGGCGACAAGTTCGGCGCTGAAGCGGTTGTTCGCGGCAGCGAATGGAACGGCGAAGATAACCGCGTCGCTCATCCCCTGTACGGAACTGGGGAAATGGTGACTCCGCCGCCGCTCGATCATTACTTCCTGGTGGCGTGGGATGGTCGCGTCTTCCAGGCAGGGATCTCGAAAGATAAGAAACGGGTCGTCGACGCGTTGCCGCTGATGAACGCCGCGGCCGCCGGGGCGAACGCGCCGGACGTGATCAACTTCGCCTTTCAAATGCCGCTCTTCCGCGTCGGCGGGACGACCGGTTCGGCGATCAAGATTGACCTGGTCGGGGACGACTTGGACAAAGTGGCGAATTCGGCCGGCGCGCTGTTCGGTGCGCTTGCGCAGCAGTATGGTCCGATGTCGGTCACGCCGGAGCCAGCGAACTTTTCGCTCCCAACGCCGGAATTGCGGGTGACGCCGAACACCGAACGTCTGCAAGACGTCGGAATGGAACAGAGCGATCTCGGCCTGGCGGTCGCCGCCAACGGGGACGGCATCATGCTGGTCCGTGCGTTTGACGTCGGGGGCGAATTGAAAGACTTGAAGATCGTCACGCAGGACGCACTGCTGGGCGACCCGATCTACGCGCTGCACAACTCGCCGATTGCGACGCCAGAGGGTCGCGTGGTCGACCTGCAAAGTTTGGCGAAGGTTGAACGGGTTGAAGCGGCCGACCAGATCAAACACTCCGACCGTCAACGCGCCGTGACGCTGCAGTTCACGCCGCCGACCGGCGTGCCGCTACAAGCGGCGATCGAGCAAGTTGATCAAATCGTCGCTGGGATGCGTGAGTCAGGCGCGATTCCGCAGAACGTCGCGGTGAACATGGCCGGTTCGGCCGGGCAGCTGGCGCAGATTCGGACCGCGCTGATGGGAGACGGCACGCTGATCGGTACGCTCAGCAGTTCTTTGTTCCTCGCGCTTTTGATCGTTTACCTGTTGATGGTGGTGCTGTTCCAAAGCTGGAGCTATCCGCTGGTGATCATGGTGAGCGTGCCGCTCGCTTTGCTCGGCGGTTTCGCCGGCTTGGCGCTGGTCCATCACTGGAGCGTCGTCGACCGCTACATGCCGATTCAGAACATGGACGTGCTGACGATTCTCGGCTTCGTGATCTTGGCTGGGGTCGTGGTGAACAACGCGATTCTGATCGTTTACCAAACGATCAACATTCTGAATGGACGTTCGGAAGAAGGGGAAGACACGTCGCATTACACGCCGCGGGAAGCGATCGCCAAAAGCGTCGAAAGCCGCGTTCGCCCGATCTTGATGAGTACGCTCACGTCGGTCGGCGGCATGTTGCCGCTGGTGCTGATGCCGGGTTCCGGCAGCGAACTTTATCGCGGCCTTGGCGCCGTGGTGGTCGGTGGGCTGGTCGTCTCGACGATCTTCACCATGGTCCTGGTGCCGATCCTCTTGAGCGTGCTGTTCGACCTGAGTCCGCCGAAGAAGGAAGACGAAGCGGTCGCGATTTAA
- a CDS encoding efflux RND transporter periplasmic adaptor subunit, whose amino-acid sequence MKRSTLPLLALLAIGIAPAAQAQMPPVSVRAVPVELRQVQPHHRFTGSLRAVARGSVAALEDGRVLEVTVREGAAVEKGDVIAIVDSRRLEAQQGELQAMLQTAQALVSQREAELRQTKLDLQRSHSLVGHNAISQQEHEHNETEVAVAEARLATDSRRIAEIERQLELMHVRLDDTTVRAPYNAQVIERLAQPGEWIKAGEPFVTLVSTGEIEAWLEIPERYAGVLSQYAEKPAVKIVGSDKQYNATSAKRVNEVHPRTRTFQFVVMLDDAEGELSPGMSVDAWLPIGPAQNDLTVPKDAVVRSGGSTYVYKAVEGEKGATAVRQPIQVKFETGNWVVVEAIGLMPGDMVIIEGNERLFPNTPIAVTEVKGPALQAEMKTGRQPL is encoded by the coding sequence ATGAAACGTTCTACGCTCCCCCTTTTGGCCCTGTTGGCGATAGGAATCGCCCCAGCGGCCCAGGCGCAAATGCCGCCGGTGTCGGTTCGTGCCGTTCCAGTTGAGCTGCGACAAGTTCAGCCGCATCACCGCTTCACCGGCAGTCTCCGGGCGGTCGCTCGCGGCAGCGTCGCGGCGCTGGAAGATGGCCGCGTGCTGGAGGTGACCGTTCGCGAAGGCGCCGCGGTCGAAAAAGGGGACGTCATCGCGATCGTCGACTCACGGCGACTCGAAGCCCAACAAGGCGAACTTCAGGCGATGCTGCAAACGGCGCAGGCCCTCGTTTCGCAGCGCGAAGCGGAATTGCGGCAAACGAAGCTCGACCTGCAGCGTTCGCACAGCCTGGTCGGTCACAATGCGATTTCGCAGCAGGAACATGAACACAACGAAACCGAAGTCGCCGTCGCCGAAGCTCGCCTGGCGACCGATTCGCGCCGCATCGCCGAAATCGAACGACAGCTCGAACTGATGCATGTGCGACTCGACGATACGACGGTTCGCGCTCCTTACAACGCCCAGGTGATCGAGCGTCTAGCGCAGCCCGGCGAATGGATCAAAGCAGGCGAACCGTTCGTCACGCTCGTTTCGACCGGCGAGATCGAAGCGTGGCTCGAAATCCCGGAACGCTACGCCGGCGTCCTGAGCCAATACGCCGAGAAACCGGCGGTGAAAATTGTCGGCAGCGACAAGCAATATAACGCTACCTCGGCCAAGCGGGTCAATGAAGTTCATCCCCGCACGCGGACGTTCCAATTTGTCGTCATGCTCGACGACGCCGAGGGAGAGCTTTCGCCTGGTATGTCGGTTGACGCCTGGTTGCCGATCGGCCCGGCTCAGAACGACTTGACCGTTCCCAAGGATGCGGTCGTTCGCTCCGGCGGATCGACCTACGTCTACAAAGCGGTCGAAGGAGAAAAAGGCGCCACCGCCGTTCGCCAGCCGATTCAGGTGAAGTTTGAGACCGGCAATTGGGTCGTAGTCGAAGCGATCGGGCTGATGCCTGGCGATATGGTAATCATCGAAGGGAACGAGCGACTCTTCCCGAACACGCCGATCGCCGTGACCGAAGTGAAAGGGCCCGCCCTACAGGCCGAAATGAAAACGGGTCGCCAGCCGCTGTAA
- a CDS encoding TetR/AcrR family transcriptional regulator, which yields MSSDTKQKIIEAASLAMVAKSYNGCGLNEILKEAGVPKGSFYHFFKSKEELGIAVVENSSDAAVQMLRQRLSDRSLSPVERLRGYYLWAREHLTSVGFRRECLIPKLALEIGALSPPMRAAVRCGWDQWRSIIAQCVREGQEAGEIDPNQDAEKLSDFMISAFEGVLIRAQVNNDVKPIDEFLHFVFEVLIPKRT from the coding sequence ATGTCTTCAGACACCAAGCAAAAGATTATCGAAGCCGCGAGTTTGGCGATGGTCGCCAAAAGCTACAACGGCTGCGGTTTGAACGAGATTCTCAAAGAGGCCGGCGTGCCGAAAGGCTCCTTCTATCACTTCTTTAAGTCGAAGGAAGAGCTGGGGATCGCGGTCGTCGAGAACTCTTCGGATGCGGCGGTGCAGATGCTTCGTCAACGCTTGTCCGATCGTTCGCTCTCGCCGGTCGAGCGCTTGCGCGGCTACTATCTTTGGGCCCGCGAACATCTCACTTCCGTCGGTTTTCGCCGAGAATGCTTGATTCCCAAGCTAGCCCTGGAAATCGGCGCCCTCAGTCCGCCGATGCGTGCGGCGGTTCGCTGCGGTTGGGATCAATGGCGATCGATCATTGCGCAATGTGTGCGTGAAGGACAAGAAGCGGGCGAAATCGATCCGAACCAGGACGCCGAAAAGCTGTCCGACTTCATGATTTCGGCGTTCGAGGGCGTTTTGATCCGCGCCCAGGTCAACAACGACGTCAAACCGATCGACGAATTCCTCCATTTCGTGTTCGAAGTGCTAATTCCCAAGCGAACCTGA